CAGAATAGGGCACCACCTTTCCTCTTTTTTCCGTTCTAGCTTTCTCCACCAATTCCCTGACTAGGGAGTTTCTGTACAAAGTTGAACGAGCCACTCCCAACTTTCGAGCTACAGACTGAAAGTCTACATCTTGTCCTGATGCCTTCATTTCATCTATAGCCACCTTCACAGCATCAAAAAGACCTTGCTTACCTCTCTTTTCCAACCTTATCAAGCTCTCCCTTACTGGCGCCTTCAAAAATGCTCCATTTTTCACTACATGTAGCATAACAACGAAAATGCTGGGCGTCAAGTTTTGAATACAAAATAAAAAAAGTGCGCCTAATCTGAAAATTTAGACTATATTGCTAACCGTTGCACAAATGGCTTACTTGGTATATAAAGTGTACTGGTCTGACCAGTTACGGGGGGATACTAATGCCACAAAGAAAGATCAAAGGCACTCGCATTTATGAACAGGTAGTAGAAGAAATAAAACGGTCCATTTCTTCAGGTGAACTAAAACCAGGTGACCCTCTGCCTTCAGAAAGGCAGCTAATGTCGGAAATGGGTGTAAGCCGAAGCTCTCTAAGAGAAGCGTTTCGAATCTTGGAATTGCTGGGCCTCATAGAGAGCATTCCCGGAAAAGGCCGATTCGTAAGAAAGCCCCGCCCGGAAAACAAGGACTTAAGCACTGTCCCCTTAGAGGACGAAGCGATCCTGGAGCTCATGGAGGCCCGTCGTATTTTGGATCCTGCTATTTGTAAAATAGCCGCCATGCACGCTCTTCCTTCAAACCTCACGCAAATTCGTAAGATTCTATCCAAGACTTCCCAAAACATTGAGAACCTCTCACAAAGGGCTAAACTGGATTACGATTTCCACCTTGCCCTAGCGGAAGCTACTCACAACTTCGTCTTCGTTAACGTGGTCAAAATGACCTTCAACCTCATAATGGCAACCCACGAACGAATATACTCCCTTTTGAACGACAAGGAGGCCTTTCTCAACGAGCACCAAGAAATATATGAGGCAATAATGGACCACAATGTGAATTTGGCCTCGGACCTTGCTGCCAAGCACATAGACCGAATCTACAAGACGTTACAGGAGGCAATGGCTAAATAAGCCAAAATTAAATACAAGAGAAAAACATGGAGGGGTGCAAAAATGAAGGAGAGAATTTTGAAGCTGTTCCCGGAAATCGATTGGATCGAAAACGAAGAGCTCAAGGATAAGGTTCTCAAAACCCTTGAGGACGCCTTGAGAATCGGAGGTTGGGAGCCAGAGGATATGGACAAGATTCCCTTTACTCTGCTCATCAAGGATTGCCCCGCTTCCCTCTTGACCCACTTCAGAGGAGTAACAAGGATGGCTAAGAAGGCCATGGAAGAGTTCAATGCCTTGTATGACTACAAACTGGACAACGATACCCTGATAGCAGGAGCAATACTTCATGACGTGGGCAAACTGGTGGAATACAAGCGCGACGCCGATGGCAAGGTCGTAAAATCCGATCTCGGCAAGGATCTCCGCCACCCATTTTCTGGTGTAGGACTGGCAATGAAAAACGATATCCCCTCTCCCATCTGCCACTGCATAGCAGTTCATGCGGGTGAAGGCGATGGAAGGCACAGGTCTCCTGAAGCAGTTGTCATAAACAAATGCGATTTCTTGAACTTCGAAACCCTTAAGTCCTTCATGGGACTTATTTAGGTATATCAAAAACAAATAAACGGAGGTGCATCTCCATGGGGAAGACGATGATCCAAAAGATCATCCAAAGGGCTTCAGGCAAAGAGGTAAAACCTGGTGACAGGGTATGGTGCAACATCGACCTTTCCACCGCAAGGGACTTTGCAGGCCCCAACTGCGTCCTGCAGTTTGACAAGGAAACGGAAGGAAAAGGCAAAGTATGGAACCCAGATAAAATAGCATTTACCTTCGATCTGGAAGCTCCATCCCGCTCTGAGCAGGTAGCAAACAATCAAAAGCTCATAAGAGAGTTCGCAAAACGCCAAGGCATCACAAAGGTATTCGACGTAAACTGGGGAATCGGGCAGCACGTGCTGCTGGAACATGGCCTTGTAAAACCTGGTTGGGTCATACTGGGCACGGACAGCCACATGAACTTGCTTGGAGCAGTTGGCGCCTTTGCCACCGGAGTAGGAAACACGGACATCGTGGCATCCTGGATTCTCGGAAAACTCTGGTACAGGGTTCCAGAGACCGTCAAGATAAAAGTGACAGGCAGCTTCAAAAAGGGCGTATGCATGCGAGATCTGCTGACAAAAATAGTGGGAACCCTTGGAGCTGGCGGACTTATATACAAGGCCGTAGAGTTCGTAGGGCCAACTATTGAGAAGTCCAACCTGGCAGAGAGAATAACTCTATGCTCCATGGTAACCGAAATGAGCGGGAAGATCGGCCTCATACAACCCAACGGCGAGGTCCTAGAGTGGCTCAAGGCAAGGGCGGGAGAGGAAGCCGTGGAGTTGGCCGAAGCCATAAAGGCCGACCCCGACGCGGTCTACTCGGAAGAGTACGAGTTCAACGTGGACGACCTCGAACCTATGGTATCCGCCCCAGATGCTCCCGATAACGTCAAAACCGTGAGGGAAGTGGCTGGCGAAAGGTTGGACCAGGTGCACATAGGCTCTTGCTCCAACGGCCGCTTTGAGGACATAAAAGCAGCCTTTGAGGTCCTAAAGGCAGCGAACTTCAAGATTGCTCCAGGCATGAGAGTCATAATAACTCCTGCAACCAGAGAGGTCATGAAACAGTGTGCCCAGGCAGGGTTCATAGAAAAATTCTTGGATGCTGGAGTAATCTTCACGAACCCCACTTGTGCACTCTGCACAGCGAAACATTACGGAACTCTGCCAAGCGGTGATATCGGCATGTCCACCACTAACAGAAACTTCATAGGCAAGGTTGGCAAGGGAAGCCATACGTATTTGGCAAGCCCGATGACCGCCATGGCATCGGCAGTTCGCGGCGTTATCACCGACCCGCGGGAAATTCTTGGGTAAGGGGTGGATTCTCATGACGGAGAACATCTTAAGAGGAAGAGCATGGGTTTTCGGGGACGATGTGGACACCGACCTCATATACCACAACAAGTACTTGGCTATAACCGACCCAAAGGAGATGGCCCAGTACTCCTTCGAATACTACCCAGGTAAGGAAAACTTCGCCAAGGAAGCCAAGCCCGGAGATTTCGTAGTAGCCGGGCAAAACTTCGGCTGCGGCTCATCCAGGGAACACGCCGTATATTGCCTCAAGGAGCTAGGTATCCCCGTAATACTCGCAGAATCTTACGCCAGAATCTATTACAGAAACGCAGTAAACAACGGATATCCTGTCCTTGTAGTTCCCAACATCACCAAAAAGGTGAAAGATGGCGATGAACTCGAGGTCAACCTGGACACCGGAGAGATCAAAAATCTGACCACTGGTGAAGTAATGCACGGCGACGCGGTGACGGATCTGGAAAAGGAAATAATGGCCTACGGTGGCCTGATTCCCTACCTCAAGGCCCAAGCCGCCAAAGAGCAAAAATAGGAGGTGAGCTCCATGGGTAAAACCTTCGCTGAAAAAGTTTTGGGGAAAGCAGCTGGACAAGATGTCAAGGCAGGCCAAGTCGTGACCGTCGAGCCTCACTTTTGCATGAGCCACGACAATGCCGCCCCTATCTCCAAGACTTTTAAGAAAATTGGCGTAGATAAGGTATGGAACCCAGATCATTTAGTTATAATCCTAGACCACGCTGTTCCAGCGCCCACGGACAAACATGCAGAGAACCACAAGATAATCAGAGAGTTCGTTAAAGAGCAGGGGATCAAACACTTCTATGATGTGAACAGCAAAGGCGGCGTATGTCACCAGATAATGTGCCAGGAAGGATTTGCCCTTCCTGGTCTGGTAATGGTGGGAAGCGATAGCCATACTTGCACCTATGGTGCCTACGGAGCCTTCTCCACGGGCATAGGAAGAAGCGAGATGGCAGCTACCTGGGCAACAGGCAAAATCTGGTTCCGTGTACCTGAGTCCATGAAGATAACAGTAAAGGGATCCTTCAAAAAGGGCGTTTCCGCCAAGGATCTGATACTTAAGATCATTGGAGATATAAAGGCAGATGGCGCAGATTATATGTCCGTCGAGTTTCACGGTCCAGCCATATCCCAGATGTCCTTGGCAGAAAGGATGACCTTGTGCAACATGGGCATAGAGATGGGCGCCAAAAACGCCGTTTGCCCCCCTGACGAGAAGGTGCTTGAAGCCATAAAGGACAACGCAAAGACCGATAAATGGGAAGCCATATGGGCTGACGAAGATGCCGTATACGCGAAAGAGCTGGAATACGACCTTCAAGACCTTGAGCCTGGTGTAGCAAAGCCCCACACCGTGGACAACTACGCCCCAGTGAGCGAGGTCGCAGGAACTCCTATACATCAGGCCTTCCTGGGAAGCTGCACCAACGCCAGGATAGAGGACCTAAGAGAAGCTGCCTCTATACTCAAGGGCAAGGAAGTGGCGGTTAGGACCATAGTGATCCCAGCATCTTGGAAAGTATACCGCCAGGCTATGGAGGAAGGCTTGCTGGATATATTCCTGGATGCAGGCTGCATAATAAATAACCCTGGCTGTGGACCGTGTATGGGGAACCACGAAGGAATACTAGCCCCAGGTGAAGTATGTATCTCAACGGCCAATAGGAACTTCAAAGGTCGCATGGGCAACAAGGAAAGCTTCATCTATCTGGCAAGCCCCATGACGGTTGCGGCTTCCGCCATAAAAGGCGCAATAGCCGACCCAAGGGAGGTGCTCTAGATATGAAAATAACAGGAAGGGTATGGAAATACGGGGACGACGTAAATACCGACGTCATTTTCCCTGGCAAGTACACGTACACTGTATCAGAGCGCTCTGAAATGGGCCAGTACGCGTTGGAGGACTTGGACCCTGAGTTCACTAAAAACGCCAAGCCCGGAGACATCATAGTGGCAGGGAAGAACTGGGGATGCGGCTCCTCCCGCGAGCAGGCGGTTACCTGTCTCAAAGTTAGGGGAATAGGAGCAATAATAGCTAAGGGATTTGCCCGAATCTACTATCGCAATGCCCTCAACGAGGGACTTCCCATAATAGTGGCACCTGAAGCAGTTGATGCCATAGAGCACCAAGATGAGATAACCATCGATTTCGACAAGGGGGAAATCATAACTCCCAAGGGCACTTTCTCCTTCCCTCCGTTCCCTGAGTTCGTAAGGGGACTAATAGAGGACGGTGGTCTGATACCTCACGTTAAGAAATCTCTAGGACTAGAATAAAAGAGGGAGGTTTTGCAAGATGGAAAGAAACGTTATGCAGGTTAAGGAGAAAAAGGATCGTTACACTGTAACCTATATACCGGGAGACGACTCGGGCTTCGACGTAATGGAAGCAGCCATGATAGTCATGCAGGCCTTGAATCCCCCTATCGATTGGGTTAGAGCCGATATGGGATGGTGCATGTGGGAAAAATCCTGCAAAGAGTATCCTGAGGGCGACCCAAGGAGAAACACCGTTCCTCCGGAGACCATCGAAAAGGTCAAAAATTCCGACGCTACCCTAATGGCAGCCATAACATCCAAGTCGGGAGTAAAAGGCTTTAAATCCGCCATACTTCAGCTAAGACAGATGTTCGACCTCTATATAAACTTCAGACCGGCAAAACTGTACCCCGGAGTAAGCACCCCCTTAAAAGGAGACCCCGATATAAACATAGCCCTGTTCCGCGAGAACACTGAAGACCTCTACTCTGCCGTAGAGTGGCGACCACTGCCGAAGGAGATGTTCGACCTGCATCCAGGCATGGAGAGGTTCAAGGACAAAAGTGAAGTTGCCGTATCTTGGAGGGTGTACTCCAAAGAAGGATGCGACAGAATAATAAGGGCCGCCTTCGAGTATGCCAAGGCAAATGGCCTCAAGAGCGTTGTAAACTGCAACAAGGCCAACGTCATAAGGGCCACCGACGGGATGATGAAAGAGCGCTTCCTAGAGATAGCAAAAGAATACCCAGAGATAGAAGCAAGGGAAGAGAACGCCGATGCCACAGCCATGTGGCTGATCAAGAACCCTCAGGACTACCAGGTAATAGTGACCTCCAACGTCTTCGGCGACATCCTCTCCGATGAAGCCTCCCAGCTCATTGGCGGACTGGGCTTCTCCCCGAGCGGCAACATAGGAGAAAATACGGCGATCTTCGAACCAAGCCATGGTTCTGTGCCTAAATACGCTCACCAATACAAGATCAACCCCTGCGGCATGCTCATAACCGCAGCGATGATGCTCAAGTACCTCTGTCTGGATGAGTACGCAGAGAAATTGGAAAAGGCCATAGGAGATACGCTGGTAGAAGGTAAATATCTAACTTACGATATCTGGAGGGACCGTGGAGACAAGGATTGGGAGACAAAGGCCGTCTCCACCCTTGATATGGCAAAGGCCATAGCCTCCAAGATCGACCCGGACTTCGACAAGAAGGCCGATGAAATTTGCGCCAAAGCAAAAGAAATGTGCGCATGGGAGCACCTGGTATAAGAACTTTCTCGAAGCAGAGCGAGGCCTCCGCTGGAGGCCTCGTCTTTTTTAGTCAAAACAACAACTGCATAACATATTGTTGTTTTTGTACTTCATGGAGGGGATGAAAATGAAAACCGCCCAAGCAGGCACACTGGAGTCCATGGACTGCCTGGTAACCGCAAGCGCTGCAGAAAGGGGAAAAGGCATTTTTATAACCATGGAGGGGGCCAACATCGCCAGGTTCAGGGACTCTATACTCAAGACGGCGAAGGCAACCCTTCAGGAATTGGGCATCAAAGACGTCGTCCTTTCAATTCAATTCAATGGTGCCAACGACGTCGTCTTGAAAGCTAGAGTTGAAGCGGCAGCAAGAACCCTCATGGGGGGTGAAGAATGATGGCCTTAAGGCGTACCATGCTCTACTTACCCGGGAACAACCCCAATATGCTCATGAGGGGGCACCTTTTCAAGCCCGACGGGGTAATCCTTGACCTGGAGGATTCCGTATCATTGGGTGAAAAAGAAGCTGCGAGGATCTTAGTACGAGAGACATTAAAAAATGTGGACTTTGGCGAATGCGAGGTAACGGTCAGGATAAACGGCCTTGATACCCCGTTCTGGAAAAGGGATCTTGAAGAGGTCATTCCCTGGGGTATAGACGGAATAAGGGTTCCAAAGGTAGAAACCCCTCAGGACGTAAAACTTCTTGACGAGGCCATATCGGAGATAGAAAACAAACACAACCTCCCCGAGGGGAAAGTACAGATAACCTGTTTGCTTGAAACGGCGTTGGGAATATGGAACGCTTATCATATAGCTACAGCATCCAAACGAGTAACGGCTATATGTCCCGGAGGCGAGGACCTGAGGGCAGATTTGAAGACAAGCCGTTCCGAAAATTCAGAGGAACTTGTAGGCCCAAGAAGAATGGTTGTATTAGCAGCTCACGCCGCTAAGGTAGATCCTTTGGATACCGTCTTTGCGGACATAACCGATGACGAGGGCCTCAGGAGGGAAACCCAGTGGGTCAAGCAAATTGGCTACCAGGGTAAAAGCGTCATCCATCCAAACCAAATTCCCATAATTCATGACGTCTTCACTCCAACAGAAAAGGAAATAGCCCAAGCTCAAAAAATCGTACAGGCGGCCAAGGAAGCCGCAGAGAAAGGGTTAGGCGCAGTCTCAGTCGACGGGAAAATGGTAGACAGGCCAGTGGTCAAACGCGCGGAATACGTGCTACAAAGAGCTGGTCTTCTCGAAGGAGGCGAATAGTCATGGCCGTCAATGCTGTGGGACGGGATATACCGAGCTCTATTCCTGGTTACAAAGACGACGTCGTGCTGTTCAGAGGGGCCACGAAGAGGTTACCAAAGGGAAACCGCTACGGCAAAAAAAACAGGACGACGTTCTTCACCAAGACTGACAAGACGCTCCCCAACATAAAGGCAGCAATCCGAGAGTCGGGACTTCAAAGCGGCATGACCATATCCTTCCACCACCACCTACGCAATGGGGATTACGTGGTCAACATGGTCCTTGACGCCTGTGCCGAAATGGGAATAAAGGACTTGGTCATATTCCCTACCGCGCTCTTCGGCGTCCATAAACACCTAACAAAGCACATACAAAAAGGTGTAATTCGACAAATTCAAGGCTCTGTAAATGGCCCCATAGGTCAGCTAGCATCTGAGGGAGGTATGGAACTTCCCGTCGTCCTTAGAAGCCACGGAGGTAGGCCCAGGGCTGTAATAAGTGGGGATGTCAAGATTGACGTGGCGTTCATAGCTGCCCCCACGGCCGATAAATACGGCAACCTTACAGGAGCCTATGGACAGTCGGCATGTGGCTCCCTTGGATATGCTCACACGGACGCAGACTACGCAGAGTGCGTAGTAGCGATAACGGACAATTTAGTAGAATACCCTGCCCCATACATTCAGATTCCCCAAACACAAGTGGATTACGTCGTGCAGGTGGATAAAATAGGGGATCCTGCAGGTATAGTTTCGGGAACGACCAGAGTAACCCGAGACCCCATGAGGCTTTTGATCGCACGCTATGCAGCCAAACTTACAGAATCAAGCCCTTACTTCAAGGAAGGCATATCCTTCCAGACTGGTGCTGGAGGCATTTCCCTCGCCGCTGCTGCGTACGTAAGAGATGCCATGAGAAAAAAGGGGATCAAGGGGAGCTTCGGTTTAGGAGGTATAACAAGCTTTTTCGTGGACATGCTAGAGGAGGGACTTTTCAGACAACTGATGGACGTTCAGTCCTTCGATCTGGCAGCCGTGGAATCCATATCGCGCAACGCCGCTCACGTTGAAATCTCTGCCGATTGGTACGCCAATCCCTGGAACGCAGGATGCATGGTTAACATGCTGGACACCGTGGTACTGGGAGCTACAGAAGTGGATAGGGACTTCAACGTCAACGTAAACACCGAGTCCGATGGGGCACTGCTTCACGGGATTGGAGGCCACCAAGACACCGCATCAGGAGCCAAACTGACCATAATCACTACTCCTCTATTGAGGGGAAGGATACCATCCGTTGTGGATTCAGTTTACACGGTTACCACACCTGGAGAAGTGGTGGATGCTGTGGTAACCGAGTTCGGCGTCGCCATAAACCCAAGGCGCCAAGACCTCATGGACGCCATCAAACCCAGCAAGGACTTACCATTAGTCACCATAGACGAGCTGGTAGAGAAGGCCAAAAAGCTCGCGGGAGATATGGCTCCAATAGAGCACACAGACCGAATAATAGGCGTAATAGAATATCGAGATGGCTCTGTTATAGACGTAGTCAGACAGATAAAGAAAAAATAGAACATTTATCCATAAACGGGTCCCCGAATTCTTGGGGCCCGTTTTTAATTCCCAGCCACAAATAATTTCCTCTAATGCCCTATCTGATATAAAATTTATCTATATTTTTATATTTTATGGATTCAAAGTTTCTTGGAGGTGTTTTGTCCTGCTGATAAAACCACACAAAAGTTTGAACTCCTTTCTGGAATGGATAAAGACCCTTGATGGCAAGGTTTGCACACTAAGGGAGTTCCCTCCACAGGAAGCCTCATGGGCCAGGTGGCCTGACTTGGACGAGAGACTGAAAAAAGCTCTAGAGAAAAGGGGGATCCAGAAGCTATACAGCCATCAAGCCGACGCTATAAGAATGATCATGGAGGGCAAAAACGTAGTCCTGGCAACTCCAACGGCTTCCGGCAAGAGCTTATGCTACAACGTTCCCGTACTGGATGCCATAATGAAAAATCCAGATTCAAGAGCTCTATTCATGTTTCCCACCAAGGCATTGAGCCAAGACCAAATGGCAGGACTTCATCAGCTCATAGAGCTGTCTGGGGTAGACGTAAAAACCTTTACATATGACGGTGATACCCCAGTCGCGGCAAGGCAAAAGCTGAGGGCAGCAGGACATATCGTAATAACCAACCCAGATATGCTCAATACAGGCATTCTCCCTCATCACACAAAGTGGATAAAGCTTTTCGAAAACCTAAGATACGTTGTAATAGACGAGCTCCACACTTACAAAGGAGTTTTCGGCTCTCATGTAGCAAACCTCATAAGAAGACTTAAAAGGATATGTTCCTTCTACGGCTCCAAACCTACTTTCATAGGCTCCTCAGCCACTATAAGCAATCCAAAGGAGCTCTCCGAACTCTTGCTGGAGGAACCAGTTCATGTGATAACTGAAAGTGGAGCGCCAAGGGGCCCCAGGAAATTTGTCATATACAACCCCCCAGTGGTTAACGAGCAGCTGGGAATCCGAAAATCCTCCTTAACGGAGACCGCTAAGATAGCGGCTGAAGCAGTAGCCAACAACATAAGCACCATTGTGTTCACCAGATCAAGGGTAAACGTGGAACTCTTAGTGACCTACCTGAGGCGGGCTCTAATTTCCAAGGGATTGGACGCTAGTAAGGTGGAAGGTTACCGGGGAGGCTACCTACCCAACGAAAGAAGAGCTATAGAACGAAAGCTCCGTGAGGGCGAAATAACGTGCGTGGTCTCCACCAACGCCCTGGAACTGGGAATAGACATAGGTAGCCTGGAATTAGCCATTCTTCACGGCTATCCAGGGAGCATCGCATCCATGTGGCAACAAATAGGAAGAGCCGGAAGAAGCATGGGACTTTCCGCAGCCATTATGGTAGCTTCCTCCTTTGCAATGGACCAATTCCTTGCTTCAAGACCCGAGTACTTGTTCGGAGCCTCTCCAGAAAGGGCACGCATAAACAGCGACAATCTCTACATACTTGCAAACCACGTCAAGTGCAGCGCCTTTGAGCTTCCCTTTCACCAAGGAGAAAAATTTGGAAACAAAGATATTTCAGAGATACTGGAATACCTTAGGCAAAAAGGAACGCTGCATAAATCGGGGGAAAAGTTCTTCTGGCAAGAGGACTCCTTCCCCGCTGAATCACTCTCATTGAGGAGCGCCACAAGCGAGAACTTTGTGATCATAGATATCACCGAGACCGCAAAACCCGTCGTGATAGGTGAGGTAGACCGTCCCAGCGCGCCTATGCTAATTCATCCCGAGGCCATATACTTTCATGGAGGCAAAACGTACCAAGTCATGAAGTTGGACTATGACGGCATGAGATGCTACGTGAAACAGGTGGAAGTAGATTATTACACCGACGCTGATATGGCCGTCAGATTCCAAACCATAGACACACTAGAACAACAAGGCCATTGGGGATTGGGAGAGATACTGATGGCAAGCAGACCTACCATATACAAAAAAATAAAACTCCACACCCATGAGAATTTGGGGTATGGTCACATTCACTTGCCAGAGGAGCAAATGCATACAACAGCTTGCTGGCTCAAAGTACCTACAGGCGTCGTGTGGGAGGGATGGGACGAGAACCGGCAGAGCTCGGCATTAACAGGACTTTCTAACCTCCTTCGCAGCACGGCACCCCTCTTTCTGATGTGTGCACGACATGACATTATAATCCACGGCCTCGTAAAGGATCCCTTCCTTGAAAGCCCGGCAGTATATATAGCCGACAACTACCCTGGTGGTATTGGATTGGCAGAGGGAGCCTTTGAACTAAAAAGCAAGCTACTAACCTCCGCGAGAGAGGCTCTTTCAAGCTGCAAATGCGAAAGGGGATGTCCTGCATGCATCGGCCCCCTGGGAGCCCAAATCAACGCAAAAAAGGACACGGCCTTTTTGCTGGATACCATTCTTGCCAATGACTAGCCCTACCGAGGTGAAAGAGACAGAAACATGGACCGCTTGAGCAGACTGGAAAGGCTACTGGGACCGCTGCCTTCAAGGCAAGAATCAAAGGAAACAAACAACGACATAAAAGGCCTTCCAGAGGGAGGAAAATGGGTACACGAAGGCGTGTACGTAATAAATAAGGCCTTTCCCCTACCTTATAAGCACGGATGCACTCTTCTGGATGACGTAGGTCATTCAGCCCTGGTTTTGGAGCCATGGGGTTCCAAGGGAACGCCAGTATTCTTGGACCTGGAGACTACAGGGCTCGCCGGAGGAAGTGGTACATACGCATTCTTGGCCGGCTTGGCCTACGTTTCAGATTCAACCTTGGTTGCAAAACAGATATTTCTAGCTACCCCCTCATCGGAGGAACTATGGCTCCAAGTTCTTTTCGAGAGCTTCCCGAAACGAGATGTCTCCCTAGTAACTTACAACGGCAAGTCCTTCGATTGGCCCATGATCCAGACTAGAACCATATTGAACCGAAAGAAAGTCCCTATTAGCCTGCTAGGGCACCTGGACCTGCTTCAGCTGGTCCGCTACCTCTGGAAAGAAAAGCTGGAAAACTGCAGATTATCGACGGTCGAATCAGAGCTTCTCGAAGTCCAAAGAACCGTAGCAGACGTGCCAGGATGGTTGGTGCCTAAATACTATGCCGATTTCCTCAAAACAGGAAACGCCCTCCCACTGCAGGGTGTTTT
The DNA window shown above is from Thermovirga lienii DSM 17291 and carries:
- a CDS encoding homoaconitate hydratase family protein (PFAM: Aconitase family (aconitate hydratase)~TIGRFAM: 3-isopropylmalate dehydratase, large subunit; homoaconitate hydratase family protein~COGs: COG0065 3-isopropylmalate dehydratase large subunit~InterPro IPR011826: IPR006251: IPR001030: IPR018136~KEGG: tai:Taci_1366 3-isopropylmalate dehydratase~PFAM: aconitate hydratase domain-containing protein~SPTR: 3-isopropylmalate dehydratase;~TIGRFAM: homoaconitate hydratase family protein; 3-isopropylmalate dehydratase), which codes for MGKTFAEKVLGKAAGQDVKAGQVVTVEPHFCMSHDNAAPISKTFKKIGVDKVWNPDHLVIILDHAVPAPTDKHAENHKIIREFVKEQGIKHFYDVNSKGGVCHQIMCQEGFALPGLVMVGSDSHTCTYGAYGAFSTGIGRSEMAATWATGKIWFRVPESMKITVKGSFKKGVSAKDLILKIIGDIKADGADYMSVEFHGPAISQMSLAERMTLCNMGIEMGAKNAVCPPDEKVLEAIKDNAKTDKWEAIWADEDAVYAKELEYDLQDLEPGVAKPHTVDNYAPVSEVAGTPIHQAFLGSCTNARIEDLREAASILKGKEVAVRTIVIPASWKVYRQAMEEGLLDIFLDAGCIINNPGCGPCMGNHEGILAPGEVCISTANRNFKGRMGNKESFIYLASPMTVAASAIKGAIADPREVL
- a CDS encoding 3-isopropylmalate dehydratase, small subunit (PFAM: Aconitase C-terminal domain~TIGRFAM: 3-isopropylmalate dehydratase, small subunit~COGs: COG0066 3-isopropylmalate dehydratase small subunit~InterPro IPR011827: IPR000573~KEGG: tai:Taci_1367 3-isopropylmalate dehydratase, small subunit~PFAM: aconitate hydratase domain-containing protein~SPTR: 3-isopropylmalate dehydratase, small subunit;~TIGRFAM: 3-isopropylmalate dehydratase, small subunit); protein product: MKITGRVWKYGDDVNTDVIFPGKYTYTVSERSEMGQYALEDLDPEFTKNAKPGDIIVAGKNWGCGSSREQAVTCLKVRGIGAIIAKGFARIYYRNALNEGLPIIVAPEAVDAIEHQDEITIDFDKGEIITPKGTFSFPPFPEFVRGLIEDGGLIPHVKKSLGLE
- a CDS encoding 3-isopropylmalate dehydrogenase (PFAM: Isocitrate/isopropylmalate dehydrogenase~COGs: COG0473 Isocitrate/isopropylmalate dehydrogenase~InterPro IPR001804: IPR019818~KEGG: tai:Taci_1368 3-isopropylmalate dehydrogenase~PFAM: isocitrate/isopropylmalate dehydrogenase~PRIAM: 3-isopropylmalate dehydrogenase~SPTR: 3-isopropylmalate dehydrogenase), encoding MERNVMQVKEKKDRYTVTYIPGDDSGFDVMEAAMIVMQALNPPIDWVRADMGWCMWEKSCKEYPEGDPRRNTVPPETIEKVKNSDATLMAAITSKSGVKGFKSAILQLRQMFDLYINFRPAKLYPGVSTPLKGDPDINIALFRENTEDLYSAVEWRPLPKEMFDLHPGMERFKDKSEVAVSWRVYSKEGCDRIIRAAFEYAKANGLKSVVNCNKANVIRATDGMMKERFLEIAKEYPEIEAREENADATAMWLIKNPQDYQVIVTSNVFGDILSDEASQLIGGLGFSPSGNIGENTAIFEPSHGSVPKYAHQYKINPCGMLITAAMMLKYLCLDEYAEKLEKAIGDTLVEGKYLTYDIWRDRGDKDWETKAVSTLDMAKAIASKIDPDFDKKADEICAKAKEMCAWEHLV
- a CDS encoding citrate lyase acyl carrier protein (PFAM: Malonate decarboxylase delta subunit (MdcD)~TIGRFAM: citrate lyase acyl carrier protein~InterPro IPR006495~KEGG: tai:Taci_1369 citrate lyase acyl carrier protein~SPTR: Citrate lyase acyl carrier protein) translates to MKTAQAGTLESMDCLVTASAAERGKGIFITMEGANIARFRDSILKTAKATLQELGIKDVVLSIQFNGANDVVLKARVEAAARTLMGGEE
- a CDS encoding Citryl-CoA lyase (PFAM: HpcH/HpaI aldolase/citrate lyase family~TIGRFAM: citrate lyase, beta subunit~COGs: COG2301 Citrate lyase beta subunit~InterPro IPR005000: IPR011206~KEGG: tai:Taci_1370 citrate (pro-3S)-lyase~PFAM: HpcH/HpaI aldolase~PRIAM: Citryl-CoA lyase~SPTR: Citrate (Pro-3S)-lyase); the encoded protein is MMALRRTMLYLPGNNPNMLMRGHLFKPDGVILDLEDSVSLGEKEAARILVRETLKNVDFGECEVTVRINGLDTPFWKRDLEEVIPWGIDGIRVPKVETPQDVKLLDEAISEIENKHNLPEGKVQITCLLETALGIWNAYHIATASKRVTAICPGGEDLRADLKTSRSENSEELVGPRRMVVLAAHAAKVDPLDTVFADITDDEGLRRETQWVKQIGYQGKSVIHPNQIPIIHDVFTPTEKEIAQAQKIVQAAKEAAEKGLGAVSVDGKMVDRPVVKRAEYVLQRAGLLEGGE